A genomic window from Agrobacterium tumefaciens includes:
- a CDS encoding ABC transporter permease produces MLDAYQDNRLFRNFLWIFSCIVLVFMMLPTLIVIPLSFSASDLLEFPPREWSLRWYGAFFSSASWMAALRTSLLLGVLTAVIAVPISFLACFAINRLTGRRAAAIYMMLLSPSVTPGILLAIGLFFILAKLGLVGTLTGVLAGHVVLAIPVAVIVLLPAINRFDWAQAQAARSLGAGWFRTMGGIILPQLGLSLTTAALMAFLTSLDEAVISIFVASGQNSTLPKLMFISLRDQIDPTIAAISTLWTVLITGVVLFFNLRQRSDTL; encoded by the coding sequence ATGCTTGATGCCTATCAGGACAACCGGCTTTTCAGAAACTTCCTCTGGATCTTCTCGTGCATCGTGCTTGTGTTTATGATGCTGCCGACGCTCATCGTCATTCCCTTGTCCTTTTCGGCATCGGACCTTCTGGAGTTTCCTCCGCGCGAATGGTCGTTGCGCTGGTATGGCGCCTTCTTCTCGTCCGCGTCATGGATGGCGGCGCTGAGAACGAGCCTTCTGCTCGGTGTTCTCACAGCCGTGATCGCGGTGCCGATCAGTTTTCTTGCCTGCTTTGCGATCAATCGGCTGACGGGCCGAAGGGCTGCCGCAATTTATATGATGCTCCTGTCACCATCCGTAACGCCAGGCATTCTTCTCGCAATCGGCCTGTTTTTCATTCTCGCGAAGCTCGGCCTTGTCGGCACGCTGACCGGCGTACTGGCGGGCCATGTGGTTCTGGCCATTCCGGTTGCAGTCATCGTATTGTTGCCTGCCATCAACCGTTTCGACTGGGCCCAGGCCCAGGCGGCCAGAAGCCTCGGCGCAGGCTGGTTTCGCACCATGGGTGGCATCATCCTGCCCCAGCTCGGCCTCAGTCTGACGACGGCCGCGCTGATGGCCTTTCTGACGTCGCTGGATGAAGCGGTGATTTCCATCTTTGTCGCAAGCGGCCAGAACAGCACCCTGCCCAAGCTGATGTTCATATCGCTGCGCGACCAGATCGACCCCACCATTGCCGCCATCTCGACCTTGTGGACGGTTCTCATCACCGGCGTCGTACTGTTTTTCAACTTGCGTCAGCGCAGCGATACTCTCTGA
- a CDS encoding ABC transporter permease, with protein sequence MSASDLVKDARKERRFFLSLSLPALVLVGLGAIVPMVWILRQSFLNIGGQATLSNYEKILFSGLTWSALWTTIMLSGATLAICLVLGIPVALTLASARPRIANRMLIFIMLPLWTSILVRTYGWLVLLRRDGLVNSTLGALGITDTPLPLVYNFSGTLVGMVHYMLPLFILPVYAAMRDIDSNIIRASASMGASMWHCVRTVILPLSVGGILSGSTIVFIYTLGFFVTPAVLGGGKVNPVAIRIERTLSTFQDWGSASALGVVLLVLVLTTGAMVFGLRQLTAVRVRNA encoded by the coding sequence ATGAGTGCATCGGACCTTGTAAAAGATGCCCGCAAGGAAAGGCGCTTCTTTCTGTCGTTGTCCTTGCCAGCCCTTGTTCTGGTCGGGCTGGGGGCGATTGTGCCGATGGTCTGGATCCTGCGGCAGTCCTTCCTCAACATCGGCGGCCAGGCGACACTGTCAAACTATGAGAAAATCCTCTTCAGCGGTCTCACCTGGTCCGCGCTCTGGACAACGATCATGCTGTCCGGGGCAACTCTTGCCATTTGTCTCGTTCTCGGCATCCCGGTGGCGTTAACGCTGGCAAGCGCGCGGCCGAGGATAGCCAATCGGATGCTGATTTTCATTATGTTGCCGCTGTGGACCTCGATTCTGGTTCGGACTTATGGCTGGCTTGTGTTGTTGCGCCGTGACGGGCTTGTAAATTCCACACTGGGCGCCCTCGGCATAACCGACACGCCGTTGCCACTGGTCTATAATTTCTCCGGAACCCTCGTCGGCATGGTTCATTACATGCTGCCGCTTTTTATTCTGCCTGTTTATGCGGCGATGCGGGACATAGATTCCAATATCATCCGTGCCTCCGCCAGCATGGGGGCCAGCATGTGGCATTGCGTGCGCACTGTCATCCTGCCGCTCTCGGTTGGCGGCATCCTTTCGGGGTCCACCATCGTCTTTATCTACACGCTCGGTTTCTTCGTCACGCCCGCTGTTCTGGGCGGCGGCAAGGTCAACCCGGTCGCCATTCGTATCGAACGCACGCTCTCCACATTTCAGGACTGGGGTTCGGCGAGCGCCCTGGGCGTGGTGTTGCTCGTTCTTGTTCTCACGACAGGCGCCATGGTCTTCGGCCTGCGCCAACTCACAGCCGTGAGGGTTCGCAATGCTTGA